The following DNA comes from Limnobacter sp. SAORIC-580.
CGTCGGCAATGTAAACCATCTGGTGCGCTAGCTCATGAAAAACCAGCCTGGCCAATTCACCTGCCGGATAATTCACAAAAGTATTCAAAACCGGGTCGGGCGTAAAACCCAAGGTTGAGTACGCAGGCACACCCAGCACCGCCACATCCAAGCCCTGTTTACGAAGGTCATCCGCAAGGGCCGCAGCGCGAGACTCCGAATAAAAACCCTTGTAAGAAATACAACCGATTAAAGGGAAACACCAAGTTTCCAAAGTCAAACTGTCTGGCTGGGAAGCGACCACATTCCACACCGCATAGGCGCGATTCAAGTCAGCGTAAGTGCGGTAACTCCGATTGTCAGGAAGCCCCAGCTGCACCACAGAAAACTCCCGTATTTCCTGGACATATTGCAATTGAGTGCGCAACTTCCCCGAAAGATCAGGACGCAACAACACCTCATCAATGTTCTCTGCAGCCCCAAGAACACGCAGGTGACCCGTGGTGGCCTGCCAAAAATAAGAACCCGTGCTGCAAGCATTCAATAGAACAGCGCTCACCAACAACAAGCCTGACAACATACTGCGCCGAATCATTCCTGCCCTACCTTGGATGAAGAACTTTCATAGTAAAGCACAGCGATTGCCACAGTGAGCAAAACCTGCGATTCTTAATGTTTGTACCAACCAGCGAAGTTTGTTGTGAATCCGAGCAAAATTGAATCCTGGGTCAATACCCGTCGAGACATCCACGCCCACCCTGAATTGCGTTACGAAGAAAACCGTACCGCTGATATCGTCGCCAAGCGGCTTGCTGAACTTGGATACACAGTGGAAACCGGGATTGGACGTACTGGCGTGGTTGGCCTTATTCGCGGAACCCAAGGGCCAGGCAAAATGATCGGCCTGCGAGCCGACATGGACGCGCTCCCCATCCAGGAACGCAATCAGTTTCCGCACGCCTCCCGCCACCCCGGGAAAATGCATGCCTGTGGTCACGATGGACATGTGGCCATGCTGCTGGGAGCCGCGCAGGAAATCGCAGAAAACCGTAACTTCAAAGGCAGTGTTGCCCTTATTTTCCAGCCTGCAGAAGAAGGCGGAGCTGGTGCCCAACGCATGATTGACGACGGCATGTTTCAGCGCTACCCAGTTGATGCGGTGTTTGCCATGCACAACTGGCCCGGCTTGAAGGAAGGCGAGTTTGCTGCACACACGGGTGCGGTCATGGCATCGAGCAATGAATTTTCAGTCAAAATTCAAGCCAAAGGCGCTCATGCTGCCATGCCTGACCTTGGCATTGATCCGGTGGTCATTGCTGCACAACTCATTCTCGCGTTTCAAACCATTGTCAGCAGAAACTGCAAACCTGTGGAACCTGCAGTATTGTCAGTCACCCAGATTCAGGCTGGCGAAGCAATCAATGTGATACCCGACCATGCGATATTGCAGGGTACTGTTCGTACCTTCAGCATTGAAACGCTGGATTTGATTGAACAGCACATGAACAAGCTCAGCACCGAGCTTTGCGCAGCCTTTGGTGCAACTGCTGAAATGGAGTTTGAACGCAAGTATCCGCCCACCATCAATTCGGCGGAAATGGCCGAACTGGCAAAGAATGCCTTGAAGCGAGTGCCTGAAGTAACTGCAGTTCACACCAACCTTCCTCCGACCATGGGCGCGGAAGACTTTGCCTTCATGCTTCAACACAAACCTGGGGCATATCTTTGGATAGGCAATGGCGATGGGGGTCATCGCACTCACGGACATGGCATTGGGCCCTGCACGCTGCACAACCCAAGCTATGACTTCAATGACAAAATACTTCCGCTTGGTGTTAAGGCATGGCTGGCAATAACGCACGCCTTTCTCGAGGGCACTTGAATTACTTGACTCGATAACCCAACAAAGCCTCAAACTCATGTTGTTTTGGACGTCGCCCCATGACCAGCAACTCTCCCTGACTCGGAACAAGAATCAGGGAATGAACCTTGCCACTTTTCTTCAGTGGTCTCCATGACTTTCCCTGAACAATCATCAATTCTTCAAAAATTGCAGACTCGAGAACAAAACGGTGTTCCCTGCGTTCAAGCACACCACTTACGGGCGCCGACATCACTCGCAAAGCATCTGGAGGTAAATCAAAGGTCGACACCAGATTAAAACGGGGCTCCCTTCGCGCAGCATCGACTATTAATTTTGGATCCAGCCCCACCGCAGCTGCATACAAGGCATCGTCGGGCAATTTGGCAAACAACGACTGGTTAACAGCAAATGCCCGTTGATACCCCAATTCATCAGCGCCGTCATAATGACTTAACATCGCTTTTTCTGGCGGAAGAAGAAAAAACAGATCGCTGTGCAACGATTGAAACCCTTGTCGACCCACAAAACCAGCCCCCCAGGTGGAATCCACTACCTTCCAAACACCATCGACTTTGACTGCATTCCACACATGATTAACTGGCTTGCCATTGCGGTGCGATGTTGCAGGACCACCTTTCACCAAACCATAAATTGTCTTTACCTCAAGGCCTGCCATTTTCATCAAACGATGAGTTACATCGGCATAAACCGCACAACTACCGCCCGCAAGCTTGTGCAGTTTCTCAAGTGAATGTTGTGACGGATCTCCAATCCTGTTGGCCAAACCCGCGTCATGTTTGAAATGATAAGTGACCCACCGGTAGACCAACCAGGCCCTCTCTTCATCCGTTTCAGCAACCGAAAGTAAGGAATGAAATTTTGATTCTAGCCGTGTTTCATGCGTAGCCAGTGTTTGGTGAAAGTGGGTCTTTAGTTGCTGGTATCGAGAAACGCCTTTATCAGCGCAAACGGCAAACGGGATAAGAAGAACCAATAGGCCAAAAATATACCGTGACCGATGATCAAGAAGATACTTCAACTTCAATTCCAAGATAAACAAACAGAAAGCAACGAAGATATAGGAATAAATGCAAAATCACATGAAACGAACACCAATTGGGACCAAGCAGCTTCGTTCTGAAAAAGCTTCGTTCTGAAAAAGCTTCGTTCTGAAAATTGTGCAGACGCCGTTAGACACGGTTGAATCGCAGTGGAGCACCGTATTGATCTGAAATAAAAAAACCCCGCCTCAGGTATTGAGAGCGGGGTTTTTTGGAATTGGAGAGCCTGACGATGTCCTACTTTCACATGCGAATGCACACTATCATCGGCGCTAAGGCGTTTCACGGTCCTGTTCGGGATGGGAAGGGGTGGTACCACCTTGCTATGGTCGTCAGGCAAAGAGGGTTGGCTGTAAGTGCGGTGCCTTGATTGCACTTACTTGTTAGCTAACCAGCGTTGCGGCTGATTGGCTCGATTTGGAACTGATGAGTTATCTTTGAGACAGCGCTGCTATCTTGTTGATGCGTGTTGCGGGTATATCTATTTCAAACAAACTACCTTGGTTTTTATTGAGGCTAAGGTCTAGCCCCGGGTAGATTTACTGTGTTGTTTCATGTGCGTATCTTTTAAGCAAGGCTCAATGCTATAGAGCCAAGCCGCACGGGCAATTAGTACTGGTTAGCTTAATGCATTACTGCACTTCCACACCCAGCCTATCAACGTCGTGGTCTTCAACGGCCCTTCAGGAGGATCAAGTCCTCAGGGAAATCTTATCTTAAGGCAAGTTTCACGCTTAGATGCTTTCAGCGTTTATCTCTTCCGTATTTAGCTACCCGGCAATGCCACTGGCGTGACAACCGGTACACCAGAGATACGTCCATTCCGGTCCTCTCGTACTAGGAACAGCCCCCTTCAAATTTCCAACGCCCACGGCAGATAGGGACCAAACTGTCTCACGACGTTTTAAACCCAGCTCACGTACCTCTTTAAATGGCGAACAGCCATACCCTTGGGACCGGCTACAGCCCCAGGATGAGATGAGCCGACATCGAGGTGCCAAACACCGCCGTCGATGTGAACTCTTGGGCGGTATCAGCCTGTTATCCCCAGAGTACCTTTTATCCGTTGAGCGATGGCCCTTCCATACAGAACCACCGGATCACTATGTCCTGCTTTCGCACCTGCTCGACTTGTCAGTCTCGCAGTCAAGCACGCTTATGCCATTGCACTATCAGTACGATGTCCGACCGTACTTAGCGTACCTTCGAGCTCCTCCGTTACTCTTTAGGAGGAGACCGCCCCAGTCAAACTGCCCACCATGCACGGTCCCCGACCCAGATAATGGGTCAAGGTTAGAACCTCAAACAGATCAGGGTGGTATTTCAAGGATGGCTCCATGAGAACTGGCGTTCCCACTTCAAAGCCTCCCACCTATCCTACACAAACCGGTTCAAAGTCCAATGCAAAGCTACAGTAAAGGTTCATGGGGTCTTTCCGTCTAGCCGCGGGGAGATTGCATCATCACAAACACTTCAACTTCGCTGAGTCTCAGGAGGAGACAGTGTGGCCATCGTTACGCCATTCGTGCAGGTCGGAACTTACCCGACAAGGAATTTCGCTACCTTAGGACCGTTATAGTTACGGCCGCCGTTTACTGGGACTTCAGTCAAGAGCTTGCACCCCATCATTTAATCTTCCAGCACCGGGCAGGCGTCACTCCCTATACGTCCACTTTCGTGTTTGCAGAGAGCTGTGTTTTTATTAAACAGTCGCAGCCACCATTTTATTGCAACCCCTTCGTCCTTCCATTGTTCATGGTCAAACTACAAGGGCGTACCTTCTCCCGAAGTTACGGTACCAATTTGCCGAGTTCCTTCTCCTGAGTTCTCTCAAGCGCCTTAGAATACTCATCCCGCCCACCTGTGTCGGTTTGCGGTACGGTCAACGTGTAACTGAAGCTTAGAGGCTTTTCTTGGGACCACTTCCAATGGGTTCGTAGCCGTAGCTACTTCCCCCCACACCCTTGAGTATATGACAGCCGGATTTGCCTAACTGTCCTCTATGATGCAGGGACCAGGATATCCAACACCTGGACCACTTTCCACGATCCGTCCCCCCATCGCATTACACGTCGGTGCAGGAATATTAACCTGCTTCCCATCGACTACGCATTTCTGCCTCGCCTTAGGGGCCGACTAACCCTACGCCGATGAACGTTGCGTAGGAAACCTTGGGCTTACGGCGACAGAGCCTTTCACTCTGTTTATCGCTACTCATGTCAGCATTCGCACTTCTGATACCTCCAGCATGCTTTACAACACACCTTCGCAGGCTTACAGAACGCTCCCCTACCACATACACTTACGTGTACATCCGCAGCTTCGGTTATCTGCTTAGCCCCGTTACATCTTCCGCGCAGGACGACTCGATCAGTGAGCTATTACGCTTTCTTTAAAGGGTGGCTGCTTCTAAGCCAACCTCCTGACTGTTTTAGCCTTCCCACTTCGTTTTCCACTTAGCAGATATTAGGGACCTTAGCTGGCGGTCTGGGTTGTTTCCCTCTTGACACCGGACGTTAGCACCCGATGTCTGTCTCCCGAGATTGCACTTACAGGTATTCGGAGTTTGCCATGGTTTGGTAAGTCGCGATGACCCCCTAGCCATAACAGTGCTCTACCCCCTGTAGTGAGACTCGAGGCACTACCTAAATAGTTTTCGGGGAGAACCAGCTATTTCCAGATTTGTTTAGCCTTTCACCCCTATCCACAGCTCATCCCCTAACTTTTCAACGTTAGTGGGTTCGGTCCTCCAGTTGGTGTTACCCAACCTTCAACCTGGCCATGGATAGATCATCTGGTTTCGGGTCTACACCCAGCGACTAGACGCCCTATTCGGACTCGCTTTCGCTACGCCTTCCCTACTCGGTTAAGCTTGCCACTGAATGTAAGTCGCTGACCCATTATACAAAAGGTACGCCGTCACGGAACAAGTCCGCTCCGACTGTTTGTATGCACACGGTTTCAGGATCTATTTCACTCCCCTCCCGGGGTTCTTTTCGCCTTTCCCTCACGGTACTAGTTCACTATCGGTCAGTCATGAGTATTTAGCCTTGGAGGATGGTCCCCCCATGTTCAGACAGGGTTTCTCGTGCCCCGCCCTACTTGTCGTACGCCTAGTTCCACAATCGAGTTTTCACATACAGGGCTATCACCTTCTATGGCCGGACTTTCAAGACCGTTTTGTTAACTCAAATGCTAAATCGTACAGGCTGATCCAATTTCGCTCGCCACTACTCTCGGAATCTCGGTTGATTTCTTTTCCTCTGGGTACTTAGATGTTTCAGTTCTCCAGGTTCGCCTCGCACAGCTATGTATTCACTGTGCGATACCCCTAAAAGGGTGGGTTTCCCCATTCGGACATCTACGGCTCAAAGCTTGTTTGCCAGCTCCCCGTAGCTTTTCGCAGGCTACCACGTCCTTCATCGCCTATGACTGCCAAGGCATCCACCATGTGCACTTATTCGCTTGACTCTATAGCGTTAAGCCCTGCTCAAGTTATTCACAAGAACAACACTGTAATCACCATAAAAAGCAAAGTAGTTTGTGTGTATTCTAAATTTCAAGCGCCGGTGCGTATTAGGAACAATACACACCCACTTCTTGAGAAGAACGATGATGCAATCGCATCAATCAAAATATCTACACCTTCGTTAAAAGGAGTATCTATCTCGATATCTCATCATTTCCAAATTGTTAAAGAACAAGTCCAGATCCTGAAGACCTGGCGACTCTTACAGCCAAATGAATAAACACCCCAGTGCCCAGCACCACGCGCTTATTCATTTGACCGCAAACCGATGCAAACTCCTGCATCCCTTGCCTAACCGCTAACAGCCAATCTTTTATTCAAAGACCATTTATTCAAACACTCGATACAAACTTCACGTTTCTTGCAGCACTAAAACTTGGTGGAGGTGAACGGGATCGAACCGATGACCCCCTGCTTGCAAAGCAGGTGCTCTCCCAGCTGAGCTACACCCCCAGGTGTTTTACAACAACTTCAAACCAATGGTGGGTCTGGATGGGCTCGAACCATCGACCCCCGCCTTATCAAGACGGTGCTCTAACCAACTGAGCTACAGACCCCGTAAACTTTTCAGCCCCAGGGCCCTGACCTCTAGACAGTTCTTTCGTTCCGCACTTAAAGGCCCTCTCTTCTTGCTGCTTGTATCTTCGCGTCTAAACAAACCGATAAGTGTGAGCACTAAAACCAAACAAATTCAAGACTTGAATCTACTTCTCTTTCTCTAGAAAGGAGGTGATCCAGCCGCACCTTCCGATACGGCTACCTTGTTACGACTTCACCCCAGTCATGAATCCTACCGTGGTGACCGTCCTCCTTGCGGTTAGACTAGCCACTTCTGGTAGAACCCACTCCCATGGTGTGACGGGCGGTGTGTACAAGACCCGGGAACGTATTCACCGCGGCATTCTGATCCGCGATTACTAGCGATTCCGACTTCACGCAGTCGAGTTGCAGACTGCGATCCGGACTACGATCGGTTTTCTGGGATTGGCTCCACCTCGCGGCTTGGCAACCCTCTGTACCGACCATTGTATGACGTGTGAAGCCCTACCCATAAGGGCCATGAGGACTTGACGTCATCCCCACCTTCCTCCGGTTTGTCACCGGCAGTCTCATTAGAGTGCCCTTTCGTAGCAACTAATGACAAGGGTTGCGCTCGTTGCGGGACTTAACCCAACATCTCACGACA
Coding sequences within:
- a CDS encoding aminopeptidase, whose product is MIRRSMLSGLLLVSAVLLNACSTGSYFWQATTGHLRVLGAAENIDEVLLRPDLSGKLRTQLQYVQEIREFSVVQLGLPDNRSYRTYADLNRAYAVWNVVASQPDSLTLETWCFPLIGCISYKGFYSESRAAALADDLRKQGLDVAVLGVPAYSTLGFTPDPVLNTFVNYPAGELARLVFHELAHQMVYIADDTMFNESFATAVEELGVIAWLAQPGREVLKAQYEIFDSRRNAFRLMLARARDDLEQIYENSNRLDTPQVLRLKEQRFKQLLVDYDALKESWGGWAGYDRFMAEDLNNAKLGVSGLYTQYVPAFKALHNLCDQSFQRFYTATEMLGEFSREQRETLLTELEHREPLSFGFKCL
- a CDS encoding M20 aminoacylase family protein, producing MNPSKIESWVNTRRDIHAHPELRYEENRTADIVAKRLAELGYTVETGIGRTGVVGLIRGTQGPGKMIGLRADMDALPIQERNQFPHASRHPGKMHACGHDGHVAMLLGAAQEIAENRNFKGSVALIFQPAEEGGAGAQRMIDDGMFQRYPVDAVFAMHNWPGLKEGEFAAHTGAVMASSNEFSVKIQAKGAHAAMPDLGIDPVVIAAQLILAFQTIVSRNCKPVEPAVLSVTQIQAGEAINVIPDHAILQGTVRTFSIETLDLIEQHMNKLSTELCAAFGATAEMEFERKYPPTINSAEMAELAKNALKRVPEVTAVHTNLPPTMGAEDFAFMLQHKPGAYLWIGNGDGGHRTHGHGIGPCTLHNPSYDFNDKILPLGVKAWLAITHAFLEGT
- a CDS encoding transglutaminase domain-containing protein, with product MKYLLDHRSRYIFGLLVLLIPFAVCADKGVSRYQQLKTHFHQTLATHETRLESKFHSLLSVAETDEERAWLVYRWVTYHFKHDAGLANRIGDPSQHSLEKLHKLAGGSCAVYADVTHRLMKMAGLEVKTIYGLVKGGPATSHRNGKPVNHVWNAVKVDGVWKVVDSTWGAGFVGRQGFQSLHSDLFFLLPPEKAMLSHYDGADELGYQRAFAVNQSLFAKLPDDALYAAAVGLDPKLIVDAARREPRFNLVSTFDLPPDALRVMSAPVSGVLERREHRFVLESAIFEELMIVQGKSWRPLKKSGKVHSLILVPSQGELLVMGRRPKQHEFEALLGYRVK